In the Aggregatilinea lenta genome, AGTGCAGGAAGTGACCGACGTGCCGAACGTCAGCCGCGACCTCGCGCTGATCAAAGTGGCGGTTGAAAGCAGCCAGGCGCGCGGCGAGATCGTGCAGTTGTGCGACATCTTCCGCGCCCACATCGTGGATGCCGGGCCGGACGCCATGATCATCGAGATCACCGGCGACGAGCAGAAGATCAGCAGCATGGTAGAGCTGCTGCGCCCGCTCGGCATCAAGGAATTGGTCCGCACGGGCGTCGTCACCATGACGCGCGGCGATCACGTTCTGGCTCCGGACGAGTTCCAGATGCGATCTGTCAAACGTACCAACGGCCATCGCGCCAGCGTGGTGTAAGGTAGTGTAGGGTCATTATCCCCACCCCCAAACCCCTCCTCTGTGAACGGGGAGGGGCTTCGAAAACTGATTTTTCTCCCTTCCCTCCTTGTAGGGAAAGGGTCGGGGATGGGGCTGGAAACACTCTTTCGCGGAAACGACGGCGAAACGCCGCCCTTGACGACACACAGGAGATCTCTGTGGCAAAGCTTTACTACGATCAGGACGCAGATCTGAAGTACCTTGATGGCAAGACGGTCGCCATCATCGGCTACGGCAGCCAGGGCCATGCCCACGCGCTGAACTTGCACGACAGCGGCGTGAAGGTCGTCGTCGGGCTGTACGAAGGCAGCAAGTCGTGGGCCGCCGCCGAGGCCGCCGGGCTGACGGTGATGTCCGTGGACGCCGCCGCCGAGGCCGCCGACGTCATCATGATTCTGGTGCCTGACACGACGCAGGCGAAGGTCTATCACGAGAGCATCGAGCCGCACCTGAAGGCGGGCGATACGCTGATGTTCGCGCACGGCTTCAACATCCGCTTCGGCCAGATTCAGCCGCCCGCGTCGGTGGACGTGAGTATGGTCGCGCCGAAGGCCCCCGGTCACCGCGTGCGCGAGGTCTACCAGGAAGGCGGTGGCACGCCCGCCCTGGTCGCCGTTGAGCAGGACGCGTCCGGCCACGCGCTGGATCAGGCGCTGGCCTATGCGCGCGCCCTTGGCGCGACCCGCGCGGGCGTCATCGAAACGACGTTTACCGAAGAAACCGAAACAGACCTGTTCGGCGAGCAGGCGGTGCTGTGCGGCGGCGTGACCGGGCTGGTCAAGGCCGGGTTCGAGACGCTGGTCAAAGCCGGTTATCAGCCGGAGATCGCGTACTTCGAGGTG is a window encoding:
- the ilvN gene encoding acetolactate synthase small subunit is translated as MTNGNANDKQTLVALVENRPGVLNRVASLFRRRNFNIDSLTVGRTENPEISRMTIVVDHDAEKVGNQLSKLVNVIEVQEVTDVPNVSRDLALIKVAVESSQARGEIVQLCDIFRAHIVDAGPDAMIIEITGDEQKISSMVELLRPLGIKELVRTGVVTMTRGDHVLAPDEFQMRSVKRTNGHRASVV
- the ilvC gene encoding ketol-acid reductoisomerase, translated to MAKLYYDQDADLKYLDGKTVAIIGYGSQGHAHALNLHDSGVKVVVGLYEGSKSWAAAEAAGLTVMSVDAAAEAADVIMILVPDTTQAKVYHESIEPHLKAGDTLMFAHGFNIRFGQIQPPASVDVSMVAPKAPGHRVREVYQEGGGTPALVAVEQDASGHALDQALAYARALGATRAGVIETTFTEETETDLFGEQAVLCGGVTGLVKAGFETLVKAGYQPEIAYFEVLHELKLIVDLMYQGGMNYMWYSVSDTAEQGGYLGGDRLIDEDVKGEMRKMLDEIQDGSFAQRWIAENESGRGNFVQRRKQEQTQMIEKVGEELRDMMPFLHAKRAPNLNE